In the Deltaproteobacteria bacterium genome, TAAGTAGTTTAGCGTACAAAACAGAACGCAGGTCTTAATGAAAGAGGGGCATGCCGACTTGATCTAACCATGCGCCGGTGCGTCCCTCATCCGAATCGTTTGTAATAGTGCGGTCCTAAGTTTAAGAGAAAGGAGGTGCGACCCGAATGCCGGACTTGAAACTCACCCTTTCCGCCGAGGATCTTGGCGCCGATAAAGGGCTTTTGGTGGAATGGGTGAAGGAACTGGGGGATTGGGTTCGAAAAAACGAAGTCATTGCTGTCTGCCGGGCGGACGGCCGGGAAGTCTCGCTCAAAGCCCCTGTTCAAGGCGTATTGAAGAAGATTCTTGTAGAACCCAACACGGATTTCGAAGCCGATGCCGTTTTAGGGATTCTTCGAACCGTGATGGGAGGAACCTAGTATACCCTGATCCGTTGTGCAGTTTCGATTCGAAGGTCATCGGTTGAATGGGCTCATGAAGAGCGCGTTAGGAGGGTCGTCCGGAAGGGTCGATGCGTATGCTCGAGGTTCCACGGTCGAAGCGGACGCATACGGCCGGCCAGAAATACCCGGATGACTATGGATCCAAAAAAATCCAGAAGGAGATGTCCCATGAGGAATGCACACATCGCGGAAAAGTTTGGCGAAAAGTCTACCGTGGCCCTGATCAAGCGGGACAAGGTGGCGGGAAGCCCCGGCAAGTACACACAGGAAGCGGTAAAACAAGTCAAAGCCATGCTCAAGGAAGGCGCCGACTATTTGGGCGGCATGAAGAAATTCGTCAAGCCCGGAAATTCCGTGCTCCTTAAAGTGAACTCCGTTTATCCGGTTCCGCCCGAAGCGGCCTGGAACGTAGACCCGCGCCTGGTGGAGGCTCTTATCGGCCTCATCAAGGATGAAGTCCCCGACGTGGGAAAAATCATCGTCGCCGACGACTCCGCAGCGGTAAAGCAAGTGCCGGACATCGACACCGTTGACGTCATGGTCCAGAACGGTATTGCGGCTGCCGCGCGAAAAGCGGGCGCCGAGGTCATCTGCCTCGAGTACGATTCGCATGTGAGGACCACCATTCCGGATGCGCGTACATTCCCCTATTTTGAATGTCCCAAGGCGCTGCTGGATGCGGACGTCATTATCACCGTTCCCAAATGGAAAAACCACATCGAGGGGCACATGACTTTGGGCATCAAGAACGCCCAGGGGTATTATACGCGCGTGCTGAAGCAGGACGGCATGACGGATCACAGGAATGACAAGGAAAGGCGCCACGCCAACGACGTTCATCTGAAGTTCACGGACACCTTGAAGGTCATCTATCCGGATCTGACCATTATCGACGGGCTGTGGGCCATTCAGGGAGACGGTCCGGGTGTGGCCCGGGATTGGGAAGTGATTCGCGATATGAACATGATCGTCATGAGCGACGACATCGTTGCGGCGGATTCCGTCGCGGCCCAGGCATCCGGATACGCCTGGGACTATGTGCCCACTACGCGTCTCGCCGGGCGGCAGGGCTTCGGTCATGCCAAGCCTGAAGAGATCAATATCAAAGGCGCGGACCTTCAGAAGGTCATGGTGAAGTTCGTGCCGGCCAAGCTCTACGACATCCAAGGCTACTATGACAACGTGGACGTATATACGCACGGCGGGTGCGTCACCGGATGTCAGCCGCTTCTTCGCATGACGCTCAACTTTCCGGACGAAGCCGGAACACTTAAGAAGCTGAAAGAACCCATCAACTTTATCGTCGGAAACAACACCTACATACCCCATGATCTCAAACCCGAGAGAACCTGCCTGCTGGGTGACTGCCTTTGGAACAACTGGCTGGACCTGGAAGCTGAAGGATCTCTCACTCCGCAGAATCTGAAGGACCGCGGGGCCCTCGTTATTCCGGGATGCCCGTCTTTCGCCAACATCTTCTCCAACATTCCTCCGTGGATTGACAAGATAGCGGCCAAGGACCAGGCGGAGTTGGCAGCCGCGGCTGCCGCGGTCGCGTAGGATACTAAATCCTCGACCTCCTCGCCGGACGGCTGCCGCCGGCCGGCAGGGAGGTTCCGTGTTTCTGCGCCTCAGGATGCCGGGGAGAAACCCCGACCAACCAAACGGATTTGCCCCGGCATCCGCCGGCCAATACTCCAACGTGCCCGAAACACCCGCGGAGACGATCTTCTTGCAGGACTTTGCCAAAACCGGCAAGTCGGCTTCGGGTAGGGTGCATCGAGCCGGGAGAGGGACTCGTTGCCGCGCTTTGACCGGCCGCTCCGTGCCCCGCTCTTAGATGGTTCCATTTCATTTTCATTGCACGCTGATGTGGAGGAAGCGGACATGCGTTTAAGCAACAAGGTGGCTTTCATTACAGGGGCCGGCTCCGGCATCGGAAGAGAAATCGCCCTTCACTTTTCCGAGCACGGCGCAAAGATTGTAATAGCGGAAATCGTGGAAGAACGAGGCCGGGAAACGGCAAGCTTGATTGAAAAGAAAGGCGGAGAAGCCCTTTTTGTCCGGATCGATGTAAGCTCGGTGGAATCCATTGAGGCGGGGGTTAAACAAGCGCTCGAACGTTTCGGCAAAATAGATGTGTTGGTGAATAATGCAGGAATCCTGGAGTATCTTCCCTTTCTGCAAATAAAGGAGAAAAACTGGGACCGTCTCATGAACATCAACCTGAAAGGGACGTTTTTTTGCGCTCAGAAGGTTGCCAAAGAGATGATTCGTTTGAAGAGCCCTGGATCCATCATCAACCTGGCTTCCATCGCCGCCGAGTTGGCCATTGAATTCCAGAGCCATTACGTGACCTCCAAGGGAGGGGTTCGAATGATGACAAAGGGTTTGGCTCTCGAGCTGGCGCCCTACGGAATCCGCGTGAACGCCATAGCGCCCGGTGTCATTCTGACGGAAATGACCAAGGAGGACTTGGAGGAGCCTTCGGTTCGGGAAGAAGCGGAAGCCAAAATTCCTCTGGGCCGTTTGGGCGCCCCTTTGGATGTAGCCCGCGCAGCGCTCTTCTTTGCATCCGACGAATCGGACTACATTACCGGAAGCTTGTT is a window encoding:
- a CDS encoding DUF362 domain-containing protein; the protein is MRNAHIAEKFGEKSTVALIKRDKVAGSPGKYTQEAVKQVKAMLKEGADYLGGMKKFVKPGNSVLLKVNSVYPVPPEAAWNVDPRLVEALIGLIKDEVPDVGKIIVADDSAAVKQVPDIDTVDVMVQNGIAAAARKAGAEVICLEYDSHVRTTIPDARTFPYFECPKALLDADVIITVPKWKNHIEGHMTLGIKNAQGYYTRVLKQDGMTDHRNDKERRHANDVHLKFTDTLKVIYPDLTIIDGLWAIQGDGPGVARDWEVIRDMNMIVMSDDIVAADSVAAQASGYAWDYVPTTRLAGRQGFGHAKPEEINIKGADLQKVMVKFVPAKLYDIQGYYDNVDVYTHGGCVTGCQPLLRMTLNFPDEAGTLKKLKEPINFIVGNNTYIPHDLKPERTCLLGDCLWNNWLDLEAEGSLTPQNLKDRGALVIPGCPSFANIFSNIPPWIDKIAAKDQAELAAAAAAVA
- a CDS encoding SDR family oxidoreductase, whose amino-acid sequence is MRLSNKVAFITGAGSGIGREIALHFSEHGAKIVIAEIVEERGRETASLIEKKGGEALFVRIDVSSVESIEAGVKQALERFGKIDVLVNNAGILEYLPFLQIKEKNWDRLMNINLKGTFFCAQKVAKEMIRLKSPGSIINLASIAAELAIEFQSHYVTSKGGVRMMTKGLALELAPYGIRVNAIAPGVILTEMTKEDLEEPSVREEAEAKIPLGRLGAPLDVARAALFFASDESDYITGSLLFVTGGFEISV